One genomic region from Bacillota bacterium encodes:
- a CDS encoding YkgJ family cysteine cluster protein → MVPRVEVKWDRDFNCYDFMIKDLEATVADYEECLLRMFASTEAKRGYAPSCAGCSFCCRGRLPLTHIDVLRFQSGGIGAGLGWKDWVEQYAVVEELGECLDITLRLGPEGICLFWDQESGLCKVYPLRPLICRTYICWPVSRRAEQLRSRIVNAGEDELVRLYLSHTGGPSGPEGPFTGKRAYQEILLRELCSRRLLHALALLE, encoded by the coding sequence GTGGTTCCCAGGGTTGAGGTTAAATGGGATCGAGATTTCAATTGCTACGACTTTATGATTAAAGATTTAGAGGCGACTGTTGCCGATTATGAGGAATGCCTCCTGCGTATGTTTGCATCAACAGAAGCAAAAAGAGGCTACGCACCTTCTTGTGCCGGTTGTAGTTTCTGTTGCAGGGGACGGCTCCCGCTCACCCACATTGACGTTTTAAGGTTTCAGAGCGGAGGTATCGGTGCGGGGTTAGGCTGGAAAGATTGGGTCGAGCAATATGCTGTGGTAGAAGAGCTTGGAGAGTGTCTCGATATTACTTTGCGTTTGGGCCCTGAGGGGATATGTCTTTTTTGGGATCAGGAGAGCGGCCTCTGCAAAGTCTACCCCCTACGGCCTCTCATCTGCCGGACTTACATTTGCTGGCCGGTTTCCCGGCGGGCTGAACAACTGCGCTCCCGGATCGTCAATGCAGGCGAAGATGAACTCGTCCGCCTGTATCTTTCTCATACGGGCGGGCCTTCGGGGCCTGAGGGCCCTTTTACCGGGAAGCGTGCTTACCAGGAGATTTTGTTGCGGGAGCTTTGTTCCCGCAGGTTGTTGCACGCCCTTGCCCTCCTGGAATGA
- a CDS encoding superoxide dismutase, with translation MVPPGQHQLPPLPYPYRALEPVISAEALRIHHNEHHRTYVQGLNRAELELVEARRARDFALIKHWERELAFHGSGHILHSIFWTVMAPPGKGGQPGIQTRSQINSYFGAFSDFQDQFSAAAINVEASGWAVLVWQPAWLRLEILTAEKHQNLTQWGGIPIMVLDVWEHAYYLNYQHRRADYVRAWWQLANWNDVERRLSLAMQARVPLTISGY, from the coding sequence ATGGTGCCGCCTGGACAACATCAATTGCCGCCATTGCCTTACCCGTACCGCGCTCTGGAGCCTGTAATCAGCGCTGAGGCATTGCGTATTCATCATAATGAGCATCATCGAACATATGTACAAGGCCTGAATAGAGCGGAGCTTGAACTGGTCGAGGCCCGCCGGGCGCGGGACTTTGCACTGATCAAGCATTGGGAGCGCGAACTGGCATTTCACGGGTCAGGCCACATCCTGCACAGTATTTTCTGGACTGTCATGGCACCGCCGGGGAAGGGCGGACAACCTGGTATTCAAACCAGGAGCCAGATCAATAGCTATTTTGGTGCTTTCTCTGATTTCCAGGATCAATTCAGCGCCGCAGCAATAAATGTGGAGGCCTCAGGTTGGGCAGTGCTCGTTTGGCAGCCGGCCTGGTTGCGCCTGGAAATCCTGACTGCTGAAAAGCACCAGAACTTGACCCAGTGGGGCGGTATTCCCATTATGGTATTGGATGTGTGGGAGCACGCCTATTATCTGAATTACCAACATCGCCGCGCTGATTACGTCCGGGCATGGTGGCAGTTAGCGAACTGGAACGACGTGGAAAGGCGCCTTTCGCTGGCAATGCAGGCGAGAGTGCCATTAACCATTTCCGGTTACTGA